From a region of the Vibrio orientalis CIP 102891 = ATCC 33934 genome:
- a CDS encoding N-acetylneuraminate lyase, with product MQGIYLPLMTPFSSNGLLQLDKIPAMVEHHITQGVHGFYIGGSSSECFMMSIDERKQVLNAVSSVNNGRVPMIAHVGTIALHESLQLIDSAVAADYDAISATPPFYYGFSKAEVIHYYKSLAQYSPIPLLLYNIPGTTGVTFEHQELLQLSELENVVGIKHTTTDMFFVERLRQAKPESIIFHGEDTMLISGLQMGASGGIGSTYNLMSKQYVELYQAVREGHLDKALERQKQVNRVTEVLLDVGVYQGIKYAMGELGIDYGECRAPFLGLDSEGKNKINKMIETFSFNNFI from the coding sequence ATGCAGGGCATTTACCTTCCCTTGATGACACCATTTTCATCTAATGGTTTGCTGCAACTTGATAAAATTCCCGCGATGGTCGAGCACCATATCACGCAAGGTGTACATGGATTCTATATCGGCGGTAGCTCATCAGAATGTTTTATGATGAGTATTGATGAGCGAAAACAGGTGCTCAATGCGGTTTCCTCAGTCAATAATGGACGTGTTCCAATGATTGCTCATGTTGGCACCATTGCATTGCATGAGTCTTTACAGCTAATCGATAGTGCGGTTGCTGCGGACTATGATGCCATTTCGGCAACGCCACCTTTTTACTACGGTTTCAGTAAGGCTGAAGTGATTCACTATTATAAGAGCCTTGCTCAATACTCGCCCATTCCCTTGTTGCTCTACAATATTCCGGGCACGACAGGTGTTACCTTTGAGCACCAAGAACTGCTGCAACTGTCAGAGTTAGAGAATGTAGTTGGCATCAAACACACCACTACCGATATGTTTTTTGTCGAGAGATTACGTCAGGCAAAACCGGAAAGTATTATCTTTCATGGTGAAGATACTATGCTCATCAGTGGTTTACAGATGGGAGCCAGTGGAGGGATTGGTAGTACCTATAACTTGATGTCAAAGCAATACGTCGAGCTTTACCAAGCGGTGAGAGAAGGCCATTTAGACAAAGCATTAGAACGCCAAAAGCAGGTCAATCGAGTGACGGAAGTCTTGCTCGATGTTGGAGTTTACCAAGGCATTAAGTATGCGATGGGAGAACTCGGTATCGACTATGGTGAATGCAGAGCGCCTTTCCTTGGGCTAGATAGTGAAGGCAAAAACAAGATCAACAAGATGATTGAAACTTTTAGTTTTAATAACTTTATTTGA
- a CDS encoding MurR/RpiR family transcriptional regulator: MNSPKNLLVRLRSNIEPLSKKLRLVADYVLENAHDVQFQTITDLARNTQTSEATVVRLCRDMGYKGYSDFRMALAVDLSQTASQNQTPMEGDICDISAQSAVDSLQDTAKLIDRKSLMRICELVHSARFIGCVGVGASSIVGRYLAYRLVRIGKKAIMYEDTHLAAMSAGRSDSGDMWFSVSSSGSTKEVIHAATQAHRRGVPVVSLTNISHSPLSAISDELLVAARPEGPLTGGAFASKVGALLLVDALINTLLDSYPEYTESVMETAEVVLPLMK; the protein is encoded by the coding sequence GTGAATTCGCCTAAAAATCTATTAGTTCGATTGCGTTCTAATATTGAGCCGTTGAGTAAAAAACTAAGACTAGTTGCGGATTACGTACTAGAGAACGCTCATGACGTTCAGTTTCAAACCATTACCGATCTTGCTCGTAATACTCAAACGAGTGAAGCGACGGTAGTGCGTTTATGTCGCGATATGGGCTACAAAGGTTATTCTGATTTCAGAATGGCACTGGCGGTTGATTTAAGCCAGACGGCCTCGCAGAATCAAACTCCAATGGAAGGTGATATCTGCGATATCTCTGCGCAAAGTGCCGTCGATAGCCTGCAAGATACTGCCAAATTGATTGACCGTAAATCATTGATGCGTATCTGCGAACTGGTTCATAGTGCGCGATTCATCGGCTGTGTCGGCGTCGGTGCATCAAGTATTGTCGGGCGTTACTTAGCTTATCGTTTAGTACGTATTGGCAAAAAGGCCATCATGTACGAGGACACGCACTTGGCTGCAATGAGTGCGGGCCGCAGTGACAGTGGCGATATGTGGTTTTCCGTGTCGAGCTCAGGCTCAACCAAAGAGGTTATCCACGCAGCGACACAAGCCCATCGACGCGGTGTCCCTGTTGTCTCATTAACCAACATTAGTCATAGTCCGCTCTCGGCTATTTCCGATGAACTGCTCGTAGCAGCAAGGCCAGAAGGTCCGTTGACAGGCGGTGCATTCGCATCCAAAGTTGGCGCGCTCTTATTGGTTGATGCTCTGATCAATACCTTATTAGACAGCTATCCTGAATATACTGAATCAGTAATGGAGACGGCGGAAGTGGTTCTGCCATTAATGAAGTAA
- a CDS encoding MalM family protein: MYLRALVLSSCVALTACQTAPTPEHVQLSQAEQVSSVSNLQSVAMKLPSSATVEITDNSQRFKGIGIDSPVAVFELPANRGEFSIEITSLIGDTAFSPRAVIVDKSGKVLETYDNNKFVYEKPRLNLGNRLVAEFDFFPPTGTESVYLVVYSDDSELGKFTNVIHPARLDAEGRGNYLPEVKDIPIPNALVGKIEVSIDRVSLFSLSRPTTDDAPLKPSLASTPEVIQPETQTYYHNAIIAAVESNDLDKALALLEEAKALNIDSAQQVFIKAVNAQ; the protein is encoded by the coding sequence ATGTATTTACGTGCCCTCGTTCTTAGCAGCTGTGTTGCGTTAACCGCTTGCCAAACAGCCCCGACTCCTGAGCATGTTCAGCTATCTCAAGCTGAACAAGTAAGCTCTGTTTCCAATTTGCAATCTGTCGCAATGAAGCTGCCTAGCTCAGCGACAGTAGAAATAACAGATAATTCTCAACGTTTTAAAGGTATCGGAATCGATAGTCCGGTTGCCGTTTTTGAGCTGCCAGCAAACCGCGGCGAGTTTTCGATTGAAATTACTAGCCTTATCGGCGATACCGCATTTTCTCCGCGAGCCGTCATCGTAGATAAATCGGGAAAGGTGCTTGAAACGTACGACAACAATAAATTTGTTTATGAGAAACCACGATTAAATTTAGGCAATCGTCTGGTAGCCGAGTTTGACTTTTTTCCACCGACGGGAACAGAGTCTGTTTATTTAGTGGTTTACAGTGATGATTCTGAATTAGGCAAGTTTACCAATGTTATTCATCCGGCTCGGTTGGATGCAGAAGGTCGCGGCAACTATTTACCTGAAGTGAAAGACATCCCAATTCCAAATGCATTGGTTGGAAAAATAGAGGTTTCAATTGATCGCGTCAGCCTGTTTTCACTCTCGAGACCGACGACAGACGATGCGCCACTTAAGCCATCACTAGCTTCAACTCCAGAAGTGATTCAACCTGAAACTCAAACCTATTATCACAACGCGATTATTGCTGCAGTCGAATCGAATGATTTAGACAAAGCTTTGGCGCTACTTGAAGAAGCGAAAGCGTTAAATATTGATAGTGCTCAGCAAGTGTTTATTAAAGCGGTTAACGCTCAATAA
- the glgX gene encoding glycogen debranching protein GlgX has product MQCSRPYPLGATPDNHGCNFSIFAPKAKNIQLAIFDDNGEFRTFALEQEYAGIRFTYLPDIKAGQKYAYIVEENGKPLLIADPYAKALEKPLHYTLPFDHETSFALAKCVVVDDSFDWQGVAKPNRPREEMVLFETHVKGISKLNPKVPAQEQGCYLGLVSPAMIEFYKQQNINTLQLLPVAACMHEPHLLKMDKVNYWGYNPYLFMVPDPRYANKDAVSELKTAIRELHRNGIEVIFDVVYNHTAEGGADGPTFNLKALDERYYIKHGEHYANYTGCGNTVDLSYQPSLNLVMDTLRYWVNEYQVDGFRFDLAATLGRHGEHFSPESAFFKAVAQDPVLREVKLIAEPWDIGPNGYQVGNFPFGWNECNDRLRDITRSFWRGDQGFLKEFATRIMGSRDLYSAANWPYKLTVNYITYHDGFCMQDLVSYKHKHNEANGEQNRDGHGDNRSDNYGVEGATENPAILEKREKQKRNFMASLLFAFGIPHILTADVLSHTQQGNNNAYCQDNELSWLDWSDSAPKDTFKAWLAEMVKARQEYMVPFIRAFSGESRNTNRIYWRRIDGSFMEHDDWNRLSSVALHLGIGKQGEELFYCINQTNAPARFTLPTSQGKEWTMICNTDDHELHKTIDNKQVLVAPSSLAIFFANA; this is encoded by the coding sequence ATGCAGTGCTCTCGTCCATACCCTTTGGGTGCCACACCAGATAATCACGGGTGTAACTTTTCTATATTTGCTCCAAAGGCCAAGAACATCCAACTCGCCATTTTTGACGATAACGGAGAGTTTAGAACCTTCGCTTTAGAGCAAGAATACGCAGGTATTCGGTTCACATATCTGCCAGATATAAAAGCTGGACAAAAATACGCTTATATTGTCGAGGAAAACGGCAAGCCACTCCTTATTGCCGACCCTTATGCCAAAGCACTAGAAAAGCCGCTTCACTACACTCTCCCTTTTGACCATGAAACCAGCTTTGCTCTCGCTAAATGTGTTGTGGTGGATGATAGTTTCGATTGGCAAGGAGTAGCAAAGCCGAACCGCCCTCGTGAAGAGATGGTTTTATTTGAGACTCATGTAAAAGGCATTTCAAAGCTCAACCCAAAAGTCCCAGCGCAAGAACAAGGGTGCTATCTAGGTCTTGTCAGCCCTGCAATGATTGAATTCTACAAACAGCAGAACATCAACACACTGCAATTGTTGCCTGTTGCAGCGTGTATGCATGAGCCCCATCTACTTAAAATGGACAAGGTAAACTACTGGGGTTACAACCCTTACCTGTTTATGGTGCCGGATCCAAGGTATGCAAATAAAGATGCGGTCAGCGAACTCAAAACCGCGATTCGTGAACTACACCGTAACGGTATTGAAGTCATTTTCGACGTCGTCTACAACCACACTGCAGAAGGAGGAGCCGACGGGCCAACCTTCAATTTAAAAGCATTAGATGAGCGTTACTACATCAAACATGGTGAGCATTACGCTAACTATACTGGCTGTGGTAATACGGTTGATCTTTCATATCAACCTTCATTAAATCTAGTCATGGATACGCTACGCTACTGGGTTAATGAGTACCAAGTCGATGGCTTCCGTTTTGACTTAGCCGCCACTTTAGGGCGACATGGCGAACACTTTAGTCCTGAGTCTGCATTCTTTAAAGCCGTGGCTCAAGATCCGGTTCTACGAGAAGTTAAACTGATTGCTGAGCCATGGGATATCGGCCCAAATGGTTATCAAGTAGGTAACTTCCCATTTGGCTGGAATGAATGTAATGACCGCCTACGCGATATAACACGGAGTTTCTGGCGTGGCGATCAAGGCTTCCTAAAAGAGTTCGCTACTCGAATAATGGGTTCACGCGATCTCTACAGCGCAGCAAATTGGCCTTATAAGCTTACCGTTAATTACATCACTTACCATGATGGCTTCTGTATGCAAGACCTCGTCTCTTACAAACACAAACATAACGAAGCAAATGGTGAACAAAACCGCGACGGCCATGGTGACAATCGCTCAGATAACTATGGAGTAGAAGGTGCAACGGAAAACCCCGCTATTTTAGAAAAGCGTGAAAAGCAGAAACGTAATTTTATGGCGAGCCTACTTTTCGCCTTTGGTATTCCACATATCTTAACCGCAGATGTACTTTCCCATACTCAGCAAGGCAATAACAACGCCTACTGCCAAGACAACGAGCTTAGCTGGTTAGACTGGTCAGACTCAGCCCCCAAAGATACGTTTAAAGCTTGGTTGGCCGAGATGGTCAAAGCTCGTCAAGAGTACATGGTGCCTTTTATTCGCGCATTCAGCGGAGAAAGTCGCAATACCAACCGCATCTACTGGCGCAGAATTGATGGTAGCTTCATGGAACATGATGACTGGAATCGATTGAGCTCAGTGGCACTACATTTGGGGATCGGTAAGCAAGGAGAGGAACTGTTTTATTGTATCAACCAAACCAATGCCCCTGCTCGTTTTACTCTACCCACCTCACAAGGTAAAGAGTGGACGATGATCTGCAATACCGATGATCACGAGTTGCACAAAACCATCGACAACAAACAAGTTCTTGTTGCCCCATCTTCATTAGCCATCTTTTTTGCTAACGCTTAA
- a CDS encoding N-acetylneuraminate epimerase produces MTIKNSILHTPLLAASLVLSVNALAANEWPDLPVGIKSGVSAQAGNKVFVGLGSAGQDFYMLDLNNLSQGWQKRADFSGPARNGATASVIGNEIYVFGGSGKINASDAAPILFDSVYRYDVESDAWAQANTTSPVGLLGAASYSPDGKQVVFFGGYNKAYFDQYLNDVLTTDKKAEPEAWQKIVDDYMGMKPTDYKWNRQVLSYQPETGKWSDLGQSPYLPNCGSALVAKGEQALLISGEIKPGLRTAEVKTYRFGREQPWQSLHAMPAPKSLEVQEGVAGAFAGESNGVVIVAGGANFHGAKSAFESGKMFAHDGFSKAFNPEIYVQKEGLWTQVNNLPEGLAYGASFNASKGVLIAGGEKSDRSASNKVYMLSWNGSSVDIND; encoded by the coding sequence ATGACTATCAAAAACTCAATACTTCATACACCTTTGCTTGCTGCTTCTCTGGTGTTGAGTGTTAACGCACTGGCTGCAAATGAGTGGCCTGATCTTCCTGTAGGCATTAAAAGTGGCGTGAGCGCCCAAGCGGGCAATAAAGTCTTCGTTGGACTCGGTTCGGCGGGACAAGACTTTTACATGCTTGATCTAAATAACCTATCTCAAGGTTGGCAAAAAAGAGCTGATTTTAGTGGTCCTGCCCGCAATGGGGCGACGGCATCTGTGATTGGCAACGAAATTTATGTCTTTGGTGGCTCAGGTAAGATCAACGCGTCTGATGCGGCGCCAATCTTGTTTGATAGTGTATATCGATATGATGTTGAATCAGACGCTTGGGCGCAAGCGAATACGACTTCTCCCGTGGGTCTACTAGGTGCCGCGTCCTATTCGCCGGACGGTAAACAAGTGGTCTTTTTTGGTGGATACAACAAAGCTTACTTTGACCAATATCTTAATGACGTACTGACGACGGATAAAAAAGCCGAACCAGAAGCTTGGCAGAAAATCGTCGATGACTACATGGGGATGAAACCGACGGATTATAAATGGAATCGCCAAGTTTTAAGCTACCAACCTGAGACAGGTAAGTGGAGTGATCTTGGCCAGTCACCGTATTTACCAAATTGTGGTAGTGCTCTGGTCGCTAAGGGTGAACAGGCTCTGTTGATTAGCGGAGAAATAAAACCCGGCCTAAGAACAGCAGAGGTCAAAACATATCGATTTGGCCGAGAGCAACCGTGGCAAAGCTTACACGCGATGCCAGCACCTAAGTCTTTAGAGGTGCAAGAAGGGGTAGCAGGGGCGTTCGCAGGTGAGAGTAATGGTGTGGTGATTGTTGCTGGTGGAGCCAACTTCCATGGCGCTAAATCTGCTTTTGAGAGCGGGAAAATGTTCGCTCATGATGGATTCAGTAAAGCATTCAACCCAGAGATTTATGTGCAAAAAGAAGGCTTGTGGACTCAAGTGAATAACCTGCCAGAGGGCCTTGCCTATGGAGCGTCATTTAATGCGTCGAAAGGTGTATTGATTGCCGGTGGTGAAAAGAGCGACCGCAGTGCCAGCAATAAAGTCTATATGCTGTCGTGGAATGGCTCATCAGTAGACATTAACGATTAA
- the lamB gene encoding maltoporin LamB: MKKVSVIAAAVAATLAAGSAFAVDFNGYFRAGTGISGNGESDLSVNKNGVGRLGNENDNYYEFGFSEELKTGEQTWRVESMIAQGNSGASGWEDGDFNVAQFAVKAKGLIAADTDATMWAGKTYYQRKDIHITDFYYLNTSGTGGGIENLSIGDQKLSLALIQDGEDDNGAGYIFDARLANIGLWSDASLELALAYNFATEKDDKNYDGDDGVLATAVVHQGMSNGFNQTVFQYGTAGYGVQAANFWGAGTYYDRSGAHNDATGFRIINWGVMNLGESWEMGHQLAYLAGSDIGGTDSDGNITGQKLDIDQYSVVVRPMYKWNDTMRTVFEAGYNAGEKIASNGLEKEDFGNTKLTVAQAWAMGDSFWARPELRVYGSYITDTENDDAFGTGEDSEYVVGIQVEAWW, from the coding sequence ATGAAAAAAGTAAGTGTAATTGCTGCTGCAGTGGCTGCGACTTTAGCTGCAGGTTCAGCATTCGCAGTGGATTTTAACGGCTACTTCCGCGCTGGTACGGGTATTAGTGGTAATGGTGAGTCTGATCTTTCAGTCAACAAAAATGGTGTTGGTCGTCTAGGTAATGAAAACGACAACTACTATGAGTTTGGTTTTTCTGAAGAGCTGAAAACCGGTGAGCAAACTTGGCGCGTAGAGTCGATGATTGCACAGGGTAATAGCGGTGCAAGTGGCTGGGAAGATGGCGATTTTAACGTTGCTCAATTCGCAGTTAAAGCGAAAGGCCTGATTGCTGCAGACACAGACGCAACAATGTGGGCAGGTAAGACTTACTACCAACGTAAAGACATCCACATCACTGACTTCTACTACCTAAACACGTCTGGTACTGGTGGCGGTATCGAAAACCTATCAATTGGTGATCAGAAACTATCTCTAGCATTAATTCAAGACGGTGAAGATGATAATGGCGCAGGCTACATCTTTGACGCTCGCCTAGCGAATATCGGCCTATGGTCTGATGCTTCACTAGAACTAGCGCTTGCGTACAACTTTGCGACAGAAAAAGATGATAAGAACTACGACGGTGACGACGGCGTTCTTGCTACAGCGGTTGTTCATCAGGGAATGAGCAATGGCTTTAACCAAACTGTATTCCAATATGGTACAGCGGGCTACGGTGTTCAAGCTGCTAACTTCTGGGGCGCAGGTACTTATTACGACCGCTCAGGCGCTCATAACGATGCGACTGGTTTCCGTATCATCAACTGGGGTGTAATGAACCTTGGTGAAAGCTGGGAAATGGGTCATCAGCTAGCATATCTAGCAGGTTCTGATATCGGCGGTACTGACTCAGATGGCAACATCACAGGCCAAAAGCTTGATATCGACCAGTACTCAGTTGTTGTTCGTCCAATGTACAAGTGGAACGATACAATGCGTACTGTCTTTGAAGCGGGTTACAATGCAGGTGAGAAGATTGCAAGTAATGGTCTAGAGAAAGAAGACTTCGGTAATACTAAACTGACTGTAGCTCAAGCATGGGCAATGGGTGATAGCTTCTGGGCTCGTCCTGAACTGCGTGTTTACGGCTCATACATTACTGATACTGAAAACGACGACGCATTTGGTACTGGCGAAGATTCTGAGTACGTAGTAGGTATTCAGGTTGAAGCTTGGTGGTAA
- a CDS encoding YjhT family mutarotase: protein MSLLIEDFPPLPCGVKNGVGGVIGNTLYTGLGSAGKRLFFYDLDCPEHGWQSAAEFPGVARNDAAYTVSNDRLYVFSGAGCLSSEQPPVVLDDGYVYDPKIDQWDKLNTQTPVGFLGASACELEPGRLVFFGGYCKETFDTFLAAISQLDPKTEQEKHRAMLTEFMSRPIKAYGWNQNIWQFETTLQKWSIVADNIFPANCGAGIVRQGNSITLVEGEVKPGLRSLETKRFEFQSPHNLSSTKLPSIQQAANNHEGLAGHFCGMVNHQIIAAGGAFFIGSQRNFLKGQWYSHQGLTKHYNNQVWRFDGNKWHQATSIPEGVAYGVSISTNNKMYLLGGEGSNGQAQSSCYAITWV from the coding sequence ATGTCGTTACTCATTGAAGATTTTCCACCCTTACCATGCGGGGTGAAAAACGGGGTAGGAGGTGTTATCGGCAACACGCTCTACACTGGTTTAGGGAGCGCAGGGAAGCGCCTATTTTTCTATGATTTAGATTGCCCTGAACATGGCTGGCAAAGCGCTGCAGAGTTTCCTGGAGTGGCTCGAAATGACGCGGCTTACACAGTGAGTAATGACAGACTGTATGTTTTCTCTGGAGCGGGATGTTTAAGTTCAGAACAGCCGCCTGTGGTGCTTGATGATGGTTATGTCTATGACCCGAAAATCGATCAATGGGACAAACTGAACACTCAAACACCAGTGGGTTTCTTAGGCGCTTCAGCATGCGAGTTAGAACCGGGTCGGTTGGTGTTTTTCGGTGGTTACTGCAAAGAGACATTTGATACGTTTCTCGCGGCAATTTCACAGCTTGATCCTAAGACTGAACAAGAAAAGCATCGCGCTATGCTAACGGAATTTATGTCTCGTCCGATTAAAGCCTACGGGTGGAATCAAAACATCTGGCAGTTTGAAACGACTCTGCAGAAGTGGTCGATCGTCGCGGATAATATTTTTCCAGCTAACTGTGGTGCAGGGATCGTGCGTCAGGGTAACAGTATTACGCTGGTTGAAGGTGAAGTTAAACCAGGGCTTAGAAGCTTAGAGACCAAGCGATTTGAGTTTCAATCTCCACATAACCTCAGCTCTACAAAATTGCCCTCAATACAGCAAGCCGCTAACAACCATGAAGGCTTAGCAGGTCACTTCTGTGGCATGGTGAATCACCAGATTATTGCAGCCGGTGGGGCGTTCTTCATCGGCAGTCAACGAAATTTCCTGAAAGGGCAGTGGTACAGCCATCAAGGATTGACCAAACACTACAACAATCAAGTATGGCGATTCGATGGCAACAAGTGGCACCAAGCGACCTCAATACCTGAAGGTGTTGCTTACGGTGTGTCGATTTCAACCAACAACAAAATGTACTTATTAGGAGGTGAAGGTAGTAACGGACAAGCTCAATCAAGTTGTTACGCGATCACTTGGGTGTAG
- a CDS encoding porin yields the protein MNTKLLVATIAATACGTNAFAAEIYNSEGSTISLGGYVDVGIGEYSSDEVEVHQVSPRLNVSGTQDVGNGITVDAKGEWALKYLDGGDTSFTTRLGYIGMTHEQAGRLALGTQWSPYYDVAGVADMPIAFANDFLYVNHGNLATGRGDKMVTYRKGFAFGEDMSLDFGLGWQGKHTETVTNVGVYDARGQVAVSFSMMGASLGYVYNGGEVSNVDAESHVVSLKYGSYGDGIYAALVYGDNENFYAGNYESEQSEALLAYGLGNGLNLSVNYENVEAKALSSSSKQTQFSQSALQAEYNFTPKLVGFAGYQIDLGDDDPSTEDDDKWTIGARYFL from the coding sequence ATGAATACTAAATTATTAGTCGCAACCATCGCGGCAACAGCATGTGGTACAAACGCTTTCGCAGCCGAGATCTACAACAGCGAAGGTTCAACTATTTCTCTTGGCGGTTATGTCGATGTCGGCATTGGTGAATATTCCAGTGACGAAGTTGAAGTCCACCAAGTATCTCCTCGATTGAATGTGTCTGGGACACAAGATGTTGGTAACGGCATTACGGTCGATGCAAAAGGAGAATGGGCACTTAAATACCTTGATGGGGGTGATACATCTTTCACAACCCGTCTTGGTTACATTGGTATGACGCACGAGCAAGCGGGTCGTTTGGCGTTAGGTACTCAATGGTCTCCATACTATGACGTTGCTGGCGTAGCCGATATGCCAATTGCGTTTGCCAATGATTTCCTTTATGTCAACCATGGCAACTTAGCGACAGGTCGTGGTGATAAAATGGTCACTTACCGTAAAGGCTTCGCATTTGGTGAAGATATGTCACTAGACTTTGGTCTGGGTTGGCAAGGCAAGCATACCGAGACGGTCACCAACGTTGGCGTTTATGACGCTCGCGGACAAGTTGCGGTTTCATTCTCCATGATGGGTGCTTCACTGGGTTACGTATACAACGGCGGTGAAGTTAGCAATGTTGATGCGGAGTCGCATGTTGTTTCACTAAAATACGGTAGTTACGGAGATGGTATCTACGCAGCTCTTGTTTACGGAGACAATGAAAACTTCTACGCAGGTAACTATGAGTCTGAGCAATCGGAAGCATTACTTGCGTACGGGCTTGGCAATGGACTTAACCTGAGTGTGAACTATGAAAATGTCGAAGCGAAAGCATTGTCATCTTCGAGCAAGCAGACCCAGTTCAGTCAAAGTGCACTTCAGGCTGAATATAACTTCACACCGAAGCTGGTTGGTTTCGCGGGTTATCAAATTGACCTAGGTGATGACGATCCGTCGACTGAAGATGATGACAAATGGACGATTGGTGCACGTTACTTCCTATAA
- a CDS encoding diguanylate cyclase domain-containing protein: MIYAAYQQLNKSEHIAYQQSYSNLKTGSELIFSQVEAASSKLYLLDDTSSVSEFDSISKRILKHTPTYSDIIYVNRETNQYRSALLNSTAAEKNPDITWRPLDGIAEHLAVSSIYQKTPQEWVFAVKYTQDNANEIWLEFDLKYTTQSLRGLRTLNEGYVFVVDSTTGRLAFHPDPKRIGTPSVSYHAGISEQINSGLLFGKHEYYYKGQFKMAVYDGDNPYKWVFISGTDRSDILSSSYQFSLTAIVIASLLFLAIVINYLTYQLNTSLAELNNKEELVDFKHKLREILDRFCHHKGIQLCFYDADYGHFTTVDYHGNTSIILRDREFAKHFSPSSLSYTGKQYADPLAKKLRINSRHYTIPLFDKKSLIGVIYMQAAFPTYRSILRMIRDYSEVALTNLLLHKKLRSKDVMTHLDNKLTLREKLDKHIDKEDVYLAIIDIDHFKRVNDSLGHLVGDQVIIHTADLMKKCFPKPNSLSVARFGGEEFCVLFRANDENDAYEQCEMFRHLVEKSKLVCDDVPVQYTVSIGITLNRDSQHISVGRADKALYQAKGLGRNQVVLNTFQA, translated from the coding sequence ATGATTTACGCGGCCTATCAGCAGCTTAATAAATCAGAACACATCGCTTATCAGCAATCCTATTCCAATCTCAAAACCGGTTCTGAGCTTATCTTTTCCCAAGTGGAAGCCGCTTCAAGTAAACTCTACTTATTGGACGACACATCTTCAGTTTCTGAATTCGACTCCATCTCCAAACGGATATTGAAACACACACCCACATACAGTGACATTATCTATGTCAATCGTGAAACTAACCAATATCGTTCCGCACTACTTAACTCCACTGCCGCAGAAAAGAACCCTGATATTACTTGGCGTCCTCTCGATGGTATCGCCGAGCACTTAGCCGTCTCATCTATCTATCAAAAAACGCCTCAAGAGTGGGTATTCGCAGTCAAATACACCCAAGACAACGCCAACGAAATCTGGTTGGAGTTCGACCTAAAATACACCACACAAAGTTTACGCGGGCTACGTACACTAAATGAGGGTTACGTTTTTGTCGTGGACAGCACCACGGGCAGACTCGCCTTCCATCCTGATCCTAAGCGCATTGGCACCCCTTCAGTGAGCTACCACGCCGGGATCAGCGAACAAATCAACAGTGGCTTATTGTTTGGAAAACACGAGTACTACTACAAAGGCCAATTCAAAATGGCTGTCTACGACGGTGACAATCCATACAAATGGGTGTTTATCTCAGGCACCGATCGCTCAGATATTCTCTCTTCTTCTTACCAGTTCTCATTGACGGCTATCGTTATTGCATCACTGCTATTTTTGGCAATTGTCATCAACTACTTAACCTATCAGCTCAACACTAGTTTGGCGGAGCTTAATAACAAAGAAGAGCTGGTCGACTTTAAGCACAAATTAAGAGAGATCTTAGATCGCTTCTGCCACCACAAAGGCATTCAACTCTGCTTCTATGATGCCGACTACGGACACTTCACGACGGTCGACTATCATGGCAACACTAGTATCATCCTCAGAGACAGGGAGTTTGCTAAGCATTTCTCACCTAGCTCTTTAAGCTACACGGGGAAGCAATACGCTGATCCTTTAGCGAAAAAGCTGCGGATAAACTCGCGCCACTACACCATTCCCTTATTCGATAAAAAGAGTCTGATTGGGGTAATCTATATGCAAGCCGCCTTTCCGACCTATCGCAGTATCCTGCGCATGATCCGAGATTACTCAGAGGTTGCTCTAACCAATTTACTGCTACACAAAAAACTGCGCAGTAAAGATGTCATGACTCACCTAGACAATAAGCTAACCTTGAGAGAAAAGCTGGATAAACACATCGACAAGGAAGATGTTTACTTAGCGATTATTGATATCGACCACTTTAAACGAGTTAACGATAGCTTAGGTCACTTGGTGGGCGATCAAGTCATCATTCACACAGCAGACTTAATGAAGAAGTGTTTTCCCAAACCAAACTCACTCAGTGTGGCACGTTTTGGAGGAGAAGAGTTCTGCGTGCTGTTTAGAGCCAATGATGAAAATGATGCGTATGAGCAATGCGAGATGTTTAGGCACTTGGTCGAGAAATCTAAGCTTGTTTGTGATGACGTTCCAGTGCAATACACCGTCAGCATTGGTATTACCCTCAATAGGGACAGCCAGCACATCTCCGTTGGTAGAGCAGATAAAGCGCTGTATCAAGCTAAGGGGTTAGGTCGAAACCAAGTGGTGCTAAATACCTTCCAAGCATAA